A genomic region of Barnesiella viscericola DSM 18177 contains the following coding sequences:
- a CDS encoding gamma carbonic anhydrase family protein, producing the protein MALIKSVRGFTPQVGKNCFLADNAVLIGDTVLGDECSIWFGAVLRGDVNSIRIGNRVNIQDGAVLHTLYEKSTIEIGDDVSIGHNVTIHGATIHNGALIGMGAVVLDHAVVGEGAIVAAGAVVLSKTVIKPGELWGGTPAKFIKMVDSEQSKEINQKIAKNYLMYSTWYEEE; encoded by the coding sequence ATGGCACTGATCAAATCTGTACGGGGATTTACTCCCCAAGTCGGCAAAAACTGTTTTCTGGCCGACAACGCCGTACTCATCGGCGATACCGTTCTGGGCGACGAATGCAGCATCTGGTTCGGAGCCGTGTTGCGCGGCGATGTCAACTCGATACGCATCGGCAACCGGGTGAACATTCAGGACGGAGCGGTACTGCACACCCTCTATGAGAAATCGACCATCGAAATAGGCGACGATGTTTCGATAGGCCACAACGTGACGATACACGGCGCTACCATACACAACGGAGCCCTCATCGGCATGGGAGCGGTAGTGCTCGACCACGCTGTCGTGGGCGAAGGGGCTATCGTAGCCGCCGGTGCCGTTGTACTGAGCAAGACGGTAATCAAGCCGGGCGAACTCTGGGGCGGGACTCCGGCCAAATTTATCAAAATGGTTGACTCCGAGCAATCGAAAGAGATCAACCAGAAGATTGCCAAGAACTACCTCATGTACTCGACCTGGTACGAGGAGGAGTAA